Proteins found in one Erythrobacter sp. KY5 genomic segment:
- the mfd gene encoding transcription-repair coupling factor, with protein sequence MPDLNRILAAKAPLTLSSLPRGAQPLVLSDLARAARQRAVFIAPDDAAMRSVAEAARFFAPEIEVLEFPAWDCLPYDRASPALSVSAARLSALFRLQHPSSGSQLLVTTVNAVLQRVLTPFRIRESVRGFKPGTTIGHESLAALLTRQGYTRTDTVVDHGEFAVRGSIVDIFPSSLDEGLRLDFFGDELESLRLFDPSTQRSTGRLKDHLLLPASEALIDDESIKRFRSRYREKFGAAATQDPLYEAVSDGRRLAGMEHWLPLFEERLATLFDHLSDEDVVVIDQAALGAAEERLSDIKDYHDQRGRVASEKTGSYRPLATDALYLTEGECQNALANAPAHRASVFAAPEAEAVLDFGFKAARDFSPERARGDNVYEAAAKHFKSIAKDGRKPLFAAYSTGSAKRISSILEEAGAPAVLADNWQEAQGFAAKGQTAAMVLPLDTGFANDNLEVLTEQDVLGDRLVRRKKKRKDSDAFLAELQALSRGDLVVHVEHGIGKYLGLEPVAVGKSQHDCVTLEYKGGDKLYIPVENLEVLSRYGSSEETVPLDRLGGEAWQKRRAKLKERITAIAGELMKVAAERALKKAPRFEAEDASFNQFVDRFPWEETDDQDAAIADVLRDLESGKPMDRLVCGDVGFGKTEVALRAAFVAAMSGKQVAIVAPTTLLARQHYENFTQRFEGFPLKIGRLSRLVSSKETAETREGLANGTVDLVVGTHAILSKSTEFKDLGLVIVDEEQRFGVTHKEKLKQLRSDVHMLTLTATPIPRTLQMAMTGLRELSTIQTPPVDRLAVRTYVMEWDDMVMREALLREHHRGGQSFIVVPRISDMAEVEEWLREHVPEVKAISAHGQMGAAEIEQRMSAFYDRKYEVLLSTTIVESGLDLPSANTIIIHRADRFGLAQLYQLRGRVGRSKLRAYAYLTYEKDVQLSEIAEKRLKVLGDLDSLGAGFQLASHDLDIRGAGNLLGDEQSGHIREVGFELYQSMLEDAILAAKAGEMGLEKAQDAFSPQITVDAPIMIPEDYVPDLAVRMALYRRLNQAQDKAEIESLAAEMIDRFGDLPQPTKNLVRLIEIKHQAIEANIAKIDVGARGTLVTFHKDDFPDGPGLIAYVDRLKDTAKLRPDMKLVINRAWGDPASRLNGLFQLTKGLSGIARRAKKREKQAA encoded by the coding sequence ATGCCCGATCTCAACCGCATTCTCGCGGCCAAAGCCCCGCTGACCCTGTCGTCGCTGCCCCGCGGCGCGCAGCCGCTTGTTCTGAGCGATCTGGCGCGTGCCGCCAGGCAACGCGCCGTATTCATCGCGCCCGACGATGCTGCGATGCGATCGGTCGCGGAAGCCGCACGGTTTTTTGCGCCAGAGATCGAGGTGCTCGAATTCCCGGCCTGGGACTGTTTGCCATACGACCGCGCATCGCCCGCTTTGTCGGTAAGCGCTGCACGCCTGTCTGCGCTGTTCCGTTTGCAACACCCGTCAAGCGGGTCGCAATTGCTGGTGACGACGGTCAATGCAGTGCTTCAGCGCGTGCTGACGCCATTCCGCATCCGCGAGAGTGTGCGCGGATTTAAACCGGGAACCACGATCGGCCACGAAAGCCTCGCCGCGCTGCTGACCCGACAGGGCTACACCCGCACAGACACGGTTGTCGATCACGGCGAATTCGCGGTGCGAGGATCGATTGTCGACATCTTCCCTTCATCGCTCGACGAAGGATTGCGGCTCGATTTCTTTGGGGATGAGCTTGAAAGCCTTCGCTTGTTCGACCCCTCGACCCAGCGTTCGACAGGCCGGCTAAAGGATCACCTGCTGCTGCCAGCATCCGAAGCGCTGATCGACGACGAATCGATCAAGCGTTTTCGCAGCCGGTATCGCGAGAAATTCGGAGCTGCCGCAACGCAGGACCCGCTTTATGAAGCGGTCAGCGACGGGCGGCGGCTTGCGGGAATGGAACATTGGCTGCCGCTGTTCGAAGAACGGCTCGCGACCTTGTTCGATCACTTGAGCGACGAAGATGTGGTGGTCATTGATCAAGCCGCGCTTGGCGCTGCTGAAGAACGCCTGTCCGACATCAAGGACTATCACGACCAGCGCGGCCGCGTGGCGAGCGAGAAGACCGGATCGTATCGCCCTCTCGCAACCGATGCGCTTTATCTCACAGAGGGCGAATGTCAGAACGCGCTGGCAAATGCTCCGGCGCACCGTGCCAGCGTTTTCGCCGCGCCCGAAGCGGAAGCGGTGCTGGACTTCGGCTTCAAGGCTGCGCGTGACTTCTCGCCCGAACGGGCACGTGGCGACAATGTCTACGAAGCGGCGGCCAAGCATTTTAAGTCCATCGCCAAGGACGGTCGAAAGCCGCTTTTCGCCGCCTATTCGACCGGCAGCGCGAAACGCATTTCCTCGATCCTGGAAGAAGCGGGCGCGCCCGCCGTGCTGGCCGATAACTGGCAGGAAGCGCAGGGCTTTGCTGCCAAGGGTCAGACAGCGGCCATGGTCCTGCCGCTCGACACCGGCTTTGCCAACGACAATCTCGAAGTCCTGACCGAACAGGACGTGCTTGGCGACCGGCTGGTTCGTCGCAAGAAGAAGCGCAAGGATTCCGACGCTTTTCTCGCCGAACTTCAGGCGCTCTCGCGCGGCGATCTCGTCGTCCATGTCGAGCATGGCATCGGCAAATATCTGGGCCTTGAACCCGTTGCTGTCGGCAAGAGCCAGCATGACTGCGTCACGCTCGAATACAAGGGCGGCGACAAGCTCTATATTCCGGTCGAGAACCTCGAAGTTCTCTCGCGCTATGGTTCGTCTGAGGAAACCGTACCGCTCGACCGTTTGGGCGGCGAGGCATGGCAGAAACGCCGCGCCAAACTGAAAGAGCGTATCACCGCAATCGCTGGCGAATTGATGAAGGTCGCCGCCGAGCGAGCACTCAAGAAGGCGCCCCGTTTCGAGGCCGAGGACGCAAGCTTCAATCAGTTCGTCGATCGCTTCCCATGGGAGGAAACCGACGATCAGGACGCGGCCATCGCCGATGTCCTGCGCGACCTTGAAAGCGGCAAGCCGATGGACAGGCTGGTCTGCGGCGATGTCGGCTTTGGCAAGACGGAAGTCGCCCTGCGCGCAGCCTTTGTCGCGGCGATGAGCGGCAAACAAGTTGCGATCGTTGCCCCGACCACCCTGCTCGCCCGCCAGCATTACGAGAACTTCACACAGCGGTTCGAGGGCTTCCCCTTAAAGATTGGCCGTCTGTCGCGTCTCGTCTCGTCCAAGGAGACTGCCGAGACCCGAGAGGGACTGGCCAACGGTACAGTCGACCTCGTGGTCGGCACCCACGCCATCCTCTCGAAATCGACCGAGTTCAAGGATCTCGGCCTGGTCATCGTCGACGAGGAACAGCGCTTTGGAGTGACGCACAAGGAGAAGCTCAAGCAGCTGCGCTCGGACGTGCACATGCTTACGCTGACTGCGACACCGATCCCGCGCACCTTGCAGATGGCGATGACTGGCCTACGCGAGCTGTCCACGATCCAGACCCCTCCCGTCGACCGCCTCGCCGTGCGCACCTACGTGATGGAATGGGACGACATGGTGATGCGCGAGGCGCTGCTGCGCGAACATCATCGCGGTGGGCAGAGCTTTATCGTCGTGCCGCGCATATCCGACATGGCCGAGGTCGAGGAATGGCTTCGCGAACACGTGCCCGAAGTTAAAGCGATCAGCGCCCACGGCCAGATGGGAGCCGCTGAAATCGAGCAGCGCATGAGCGCCTTCTACGACCGCAAATACGAAGTCCTGCTGTCGACCACCATCGTCGAATCGGGCCTAGATCTGCCTAGCGCCAATACGATCATCATCCACCGCGCCGACCGGTTCGGCCTTGCCCAGCTTTACCAGCTGCGTGGACGTGTTGGCCGGTCAAAGCTGCGCGCCTACGCCTATCTCACCTACGAGAAAGACGTCCAGCTGTCCGAAATCGCGGAAAAGCGTCTCAAGGTTCTGGGTGACCTCGATAGCCTTGGTGCGGGCTTCCAGCTTGCCAGCCATGACTTGGACATTCGCGGTGCGGGGAACCTGCTCGGCGACGAACAGTCGGGCCATATCCGCGAAGTCGGCTTCGAACTCTACCAGTCGATGCTTGAAGACGCGATCCTCGCAGCAAAGGCGGGCGAGATGGGGCTTGAGAAAGCGCAGGATGCTTTCTCACCTCAGATCACGGTCGATGCCCCGATCATGATCCCGGAAGATTACGTCCCCGACCTTGCGGTGCGCATGGCGCTGTACCGCCGTCTCAATCAGGCGCAGGACAAGGCCGAGATCGAAAGCCTTGCTGCGGAAATGATCGACCGCTTCGGCGACCTGCCGCAACCCACCAAGAACCTCGTTCGGCTGATCGAGATCAAGCATCAGGCCATCGAGGCGAACATCGCCAAGATCGATGTAGGCGCGCGCGGCACACTGGTGACGTTCCACAAGGACGACTTCCCCGATGGACCGGGCCTCATCGCCTATGTCGATCGCTTGAAAGACACAGCAAAGCTGCGCCCGGACATGAAGCTGGTGATCAATCGTGCGTGGGGCGATCCGGCAAGCCGCCTGAACGGACTATTTCAGCTGACCAAGGGCCTCAGCGGGATCGCGCGCAGGGCGAAGAAGCGCGAGAAGCAGGCCGCCTAG
- a CDS encoding succinate dehydrogenase assembly factor 2 produces the protein MSDMPTLETRLARAKFRAWHRGTREADYMIGGYFDRYHAEWGEQEMGWFEDLLAEDDVDVMAWGLQTQPVPERFQGEMIDKMQRLDYVDIPS, from the coding sequence ATGTCCGATATGCCCACCTTAGAAACCCGTCTCGCCCGTGCCAAATTTCGTGCTTGGCATCGTGGCACTCGCGAAGCGGACTACATGATCGGCGGCTATTTCGATCGCTATCATGCGGAATGGGGCGAGCAGGAAATGGGCTGGTTCGAAGACCTGCTTGCCGAAGACGACGTCGATGTCATGGCATGGGGACTTCAGACTCAACCCGTGCCAGAGCGTTTTCAGGGCGAGATGATCGATAAGATGCAGCGTCTCGACTACGTCGACATCCCCAGCTAG